A window from Pseudomonas kribbensis encodes these proteins:
- a CDS encoding DUF3995 domain-containing protein, which yields MTFVLAQWLVTIFAAISLMHVYWAMGGQWAAVAVIPQVPVDNGGLTLRPAFKASGWITLVVAAALLLIAALVCMRVGWWFSPVHHWALQWVISAIALLMFARAIGDSELVGFFKEVKGSRFARLDTWVYSPLCLILGAGLLAVAWI from the coding sequence ATGACCTTTGTGTTGGCTCAATGGCTGGTGACGATATTTGCGGCGATCAGCCTGATGCATGTGTATTGGGCGATGGGTGGGCAATGGGCGGCCGTGGCGGTGATACCGCAGGTCCCGGTGGATAACGGCGGGCTGACCCTCAGGCCGGCGTTCAAGGCGTCAGGCTGGATCACGCTGGTGGTGGCGGCGGCCCTGCTACTGATTGCCGCACTGGTTTGCATGAGGGTGGGCTGGTGGTTTTCCCCGGTGCATCACTGGGCGTTGCAATGGGTGATCAGTGCGATTGCGCTGCTGATGTTTGCGAGGGCGATCGGCGATTCGGAACTGGTGGGTTTCTTCAAGGAAGTGAAGGGATCGCGGTTTGCCCGGCTCGACACTTGGGTCTACTCGCCGCTGTGTCTGATATTGGGAGCCGGGCTGTTGGCCGTTGCCTGGATCTAG
- a CDS encoding DUF2946 domain-containing protein, which produces MKFTRSDRSLLAWMLYCCVLFNVFACSIGHGQMVGMQLNGIGGQFCAVDPSTQAPLASNPSEEKLPTLAKAFGCPLCSTGGMGPAFNSSLTLAILPEQHSPPLPVIVSADLPARFTWPSANPRAPPLA; this is translated from the coding sequence ATGAAATTTACCCGTTCCGATCGCTCACTGCTGGCCTGGATGCTCTATTGCTGCGTCCTGTTCAACGTGTTCGCCTGCAGCATCGGTCACGGGCAAATGGTCGGGATGCAGCTCAACGGAATCGGTGGCCAGTTCTGCGCCGTCGACCCGAGCACCCAGGCGCCACTCGCGTCCAATCCTTCCGAAGAAAAACTGCCAACCCTGGCCAAGGCTTTCGGTTGTCCGCTGTGCTCCACTGGCGGCATGGGCCCGGCGTTCAACTCCAGCCTGACCCTGGCGATCCTGCCGGAACAACACAGTCCGCCGCTGCCAGTCATCGTCAGCGCCGACCTCCCTGCCCGCTTCACCTGGCCTTCGGCCAACCCCCGCGCCCCGCCGCTCGCCTGA
- a CDS encoding Na+/H+ antiporter subunit G — protein sequence MNAELSLWVEIPVAILLVLSGVFALIGATGLLRMKDYFQRMHPPALASTLGAWCVALASIICFSALKSGPVLHAWLIPILLAITVPVTTLLLARAALFRKRMAGDDVPAEVSSRRTESGS from the coding sequence ATGAACGCTGAATTGTCTCTGTGGGTGGAAATCCCGGTGGCGATCCTGCTGGTACTCAGCGGCGTGTTTGCCCTGATCGGCGCGACCGGCCTGCTGCGGATGAAGGACTACTTCCAGCGCATGCACCCGCCGGCGCTGGCCTCGACCCTGGGCGCGTGGTGCGTGGCGTTGGCGTCGATCATCTGTTTTTCCGCGCTCAAGTCCGGGCCGGTGCTGCACGCGTGGCTGATCCCGATCCTGCTGGCGATTACCGTGCCGGTGACCACCCTGCTGCTGGCGCGGGCGGCGTTGTTCCGCAAGCGCATGGCCGGGGACGATGTGCCGGCTGAAGTGAGCAGCCGACGCACCGAGAGCGGCAGCTAG
- a CDS encoding Na+/H+ antiporter subunit C: MEEVIAIAIGVLAASGVWLILRPRTFQVVMGLCLLSYGVNLFIFSMGSLFIGKEPIIKDGVPQDLLNYTDPLPQALVLTAIVISFAMTALFLVVLLASRGLTGTDHVDGREPKE, translated from the coding sequence ATGGAAGAAGTCATCGCAATCGCCATCGGCGTGCTCGCCGCGTCCGGGGTCTGGCTGATCCTGCGTCCGCGGACATTCCAGGTGGTCATGGGCCTGTGCCTGCTGTCCTACGGCGTCAACCTGTTCATCTTCAGCATGGGCAGCCTGTTCATCGGCAAAGAACCGATCATCAAGGACGGAGTACCTCAGGACCTGCTCAACTACACCGACCCGTTGCCTCAGGCGCTGGTACTGACGGCCATTGTCATCAGTTTCGCCATGACCGCGCTGTTCCTCGTGGTGCTGCTCGCATCGCGGGGCCTGACCGGCACCGACCACGTTGACGGAAGGGAGCCCAAGGAATGA
- a CDS encoding Na+/H+ antiporter subunit E produces the protein MKRLFPAPWLSLALWLLWLVLNLSISPGNLLLGAALGFCAPLMMRKLRPQQIHIRRPGTILRLFLLVGRDVIVSNLQVAWGVLNAGRRPPRSRFVKVPLDLRDANGLAALSMICTVVPGTVWSELALDRSILLLHVWDLDDEAQFIEHFKVTYEQPLMEIFE, from the coding sequence ATGAAGCGCCTGTTCCCTGCTCCGTGGCTGTCGCTTGCATTGTGGTTGCTGTGGCTGGTGCTGAACCTGTCGATCAGCCCCGGCAACCTGCTGCTGGGGGCGGCACTGGGTTTCTGCGCGCCGCTGATGATGCGCAAGTTGCGCCCGCAACAGATCCATATCCGCCGCCCCGGCACAATCCTGCGATTGTTTCTGCTGGTCGGGCGCGACGTGATCGTCTCCAACCTGCAAGTGGCCTGGGGCGTTCTCAACGCCGGTCGCCGGCCACCCCGCTCACGATTCGTCAAGGTGCCGCTGGACCTTCGCGATGCCAACGGTCTGGCGGCGCTGTCGATGATCTGTACGGTCGTGCCCGGCACGGTGTGGTCGGAACTGGCGCTGGATCGCAGCATTCTGTTGCTGCACGTCTGGGATCTGGATGACGAGGCGCAATTCATCGAGCACTTCAAGGTCACTTACGAGCAGCCGTTGATGGAGATTTTCGAATGA
- a CDS encoding K+/H+ antiporter subunit F: protein MSPLLSNAILLTLFLFSLAMVLTLIRLFKGPSAQDRVLALDYLYIVAMLMMLTLGIRYSSDTYFEAALLIALFGFVGSFALAKFLLRGEVIE from the coding sequence ATGAGCCCGCTGCTGTCGAATGCGATTCTGCTGACGCTGTTCCTGTTCTCGCTGGCGATGGTGCTGACACTGATCCGCCTGTTCAAAGGGCCATCGGCACAGGACCGGGTACTGGCGCTGGACTACCTGTACATCGTCGCCATGCTGATGATGCTGACCCTGGGGATTCGTTACTCCAGCGACACCTATTTCGAAGCGGCGCTGCTGATCGCGCTGTTCGGTTTCGTCGGCTCGTTTGCCCTGGCGAAATTCCTGCTGCGTGGCGAGGTGATCGAATGA
- a CDS encoding monovalent cation/H+ antiporter subunit D, translating to MTAMTHLIAAPILLPLLTAAIMLMLGEKHRPLKAKINLFSTMLGLVVSLLLLQWTQTTGVPGSIGVYLPGNWQVPFGIVLVVDRLSALMLVLTGIIGVSALLFAMARWDGAGSSFHALFQIQLMGLYGAFLTADLFNLFVFFEVLLAASYGLLLHGSGRARVSSGLHYISINLLASSLFLIGAALIYGVTGTLNMADLAMKIPLVPEADRGLLHAGAAILAVAFLAKAGMWPLNFWLVPAYSSASAPVAAMFAIMTKVGVYTLLRLWTLLFSGQAGASAYFGGDWLIYGGMATMLCAGVAIIAAQRLERMASLSILVSAGILLSAVGFAQPNLIGAALFYLVSSTLALSALFLLAELIERSRTAVEVPLEDENELLPRPQQWQPPVKGINLDDDQKAVVGQVIPWTMAFLGLSFIACALLIIGMPPLSGFIGKLSLIGALLNPLGLGTGEPISNAAWALLALLILTGLGSLMAFSRLGIQRFWSPEERPSPVLRKLECTPIFLLLGLSIALTFKAEPLLRYTQAAADALNNPQQYVMAVLGTRAVPSPEAKAALLEVQP from the coding sequence ATGACGGCGATGACACACCTGATCGCCGCACCGATTCTGCTGCCGCTGCTGACCGCCGCCATCATGCTGATGCTTGGCGAAAAGCACCGGCCGCTGAAGGCGAAGATCAACCTGTTCTCCACCATGCTGGGCCTTGTGGTTTCCCTGCTGTTGCTGCAATGGACCCAGACCACCGGCGTGCCCGGTTCCATCGGTGTCTACCTGCCGGGCAACTGGCAGGTGCCGTTCGGCATCGTGCTGGTGGTCGATCGGCTATCGGCGTTGATGTTGGTACTGACCGGGATCATCGGCGTCAGCGCCCTGCTGTTCGCCATGGCCCGCTGGGACGGCGCAGGTTCGAGTTTCCACGCATTGTTCCAGATTCAGTTGATGGGCCTGTACGGCGCGTTCCTGACGGCGGACTTGTTCAACCTGTTCGTGTTCTTCGAGGTGCTGCTCGCGGCGTCCTACGGTTTGCTGCTCCACGGCTCGGGCCGGGCGCGGGTGTCGTCGGGGCTGCATTACATTTCGATCAACCTGCTGGCCTCGTCACTGTTCCTGATTGGCGCGGCGCTGATCTACGGCGTCACCGGCACATTGAACATGGCCGACCTCGCCATGAAGATTCCGCTGGTGCCGGAAGCCGACCGCGGCTTGCTGCATGCCGGCGCGGCGATTCTGGCGGTGGCGTTCCTGGCCAAGGCCGGGATGTGGCCGCTGAACTTCTGGCTGGTACCGGCCTATTCCTCGGCCAGTGCACCGGTGGCGGCGATGTTCGCGATCATGACCAAAGTCGGCGTCTACACCTTGCTGCGCCTGTGGACGCTGCTGTTCTCCGGTCAGGCCGGCGCTTCGGCCTACTTCGGCGGTGACTGGCTGATCTACGGCGGCATGGCGACCATGCTCTGCGCCGGCGTGGCGATCATCGCCGCACAACGCCTGGAACGCATGGCCAGCCTGAGCATTCTGGTGTCGGCGGGCATTCTGCTTTCGGCCGTGGGTTTCGCCCAGCCGAACCTGATCGGCGCGGCGCTGTTCTATCTGGTCAGCTCGACCCTGGCGCTGAGCGCGCTGTTCCTGCTGGCGGAACTCATCGAACGTTCACGCACCGCCGTCGAAGTGCCGCTGGAAGACGAAAACGAGCTGCTGCCGCGTCCGCAGCAATGGCAGCCGCCAGTCAAGGGCATCAACCTCGACGATGACCAGAAAGCCGTGGTCGGCCAGGTGATTCCGTGGACCATGGCCTTCCTCGGCCTGAGCTTCATTGCCTGCGCACTGCTGATCATCGGCATGCCGCCGCTGTCGGGGTTCATCGGCAAGCTGAGCCTGATCGGCGCCCTGCTCAATCCGTTGGGGCTCGGCACTGGCGAACCGATCTCGAATGCTGCCTGGGCGTTGCTGGCACTGTTGATCCTGACCGGACTCGGCTCGCTGATGGCGTTCTCGCGCTTGGGCATCCAGCGCTTCTGGTCGCCGGAGGAACGCCCGTCGCCCGTGTTGCGCAAACTGGAATGCACGCCGATTTTCCTGCTGCTCGGCCTGAGCATCGCCCTGACCTTCAAGGCTGAACCGCTGCTGCGTTACACCCAGGCCGCCGCAGATGCGTTGAACAACCCGCAGCAATACGTGATGGCGGTGCTTGGCACTCGCGCCGTACCGAGCCCGGAAGCCAAGGCTGCGCTGCTGGAGGTGCAACCATGA
- a CDS encoding monovalent cation/H+ antiporter subunit A: MSLIVLLLLPFVGSCLAAVLPHNARNAESLLAGLVALIGTVSVAMLYPQIAHGGVIREEFTWLPSLGLNFVLRMDGFAWLFSMLVLGIGTLVSLYARYYMSPDDPVPRFFAFFLAFMGAMLGLVISGNLIQIVFFWELTSLFSFLLIGYWHHRHDARRGAYMALMVTGAGGLCLLAGVMILGHVVGSYDLDKVLAAGDLIRAHALYPILLPLILIGALSKSAQFPFHFWLPHAMAAPTPVSAYLHSATMVKAGVFLLARLWPSLSGSEEWFYIVSGAGAATLLLGAYCAMFQNDLKGLLAYSTISHLGLITLLLGLNSPLAAVAAVFHILNHATFKASLFMAAGIIDHESGTRDIRKLNGLFKLIPFTATLAMVASASMAGVPLLNGFLSKEMFFAETVFINATAWVEATLPIVATIAGTFSVAYSLRFTVDVFFGPTATDLPHTPHEPPRWMRAPVELLVFTCLLVGIFPAQIVGPLLAAAALPVVGGVLPEYSLAIWHGLNAPMIMSLIAMSGGIVVYLLLRNQLKRGRFKFPPLVGRFNGKRLFERSLVAMMRLARRLERRIGTKRLQTQLFLMVLAAVLAGLIPMLHSSLSWGDRPKIPGSIVFVTLWLLAIACALGAAWQAKYHRLAALTMVSVCGLMTCVTFVWFSAPDLALTQLVVEVVTTVLILLGLRWLPRRIEEVSPLPSSLRKARVRRLRDLLLSIAVGGGMALLSYAMLTRQTPNDISSFYLSRALPEGGGSNVVNVMLVDFRGFDTLGEITVLVAVALTVFALLRRFRPPKESLQLPAQQRLLAPDVVTDLVNPRSASDTALGFMMVPAVLVRLLLPIALVVSFYLFMRGHNQPGGGFVAGLVMSVAFILQYMVAGTQWVEAQMSLRPLRWMGTGLLFATVTGLGAMLVGYPFLTTHTWHFSLPVLGDIHIASALFFDIGVYAVVVGSTLLILTALAHQSVRGHKTAAIKGAV; encoded by the coding sequence ATGTCCCTGATAGTTCTACTGCTTCTGCCTTTTGTGGGCAGCTGTCTGGCAGCCGTGCTGCCGCACAACGCACGTAACGCCGAATCCCTGCTGGCGGGCCTGGTCGCTTTGATCGGGACTGTCTCGGTCGCCATGCTGTACCCGCAAATTGCCCACGGCGGCGTGATCCGCGAAGAGTTTACGTGGCTGCCCAGCCTGGGCCTGAACTTCGTCCTGCGCATGGACGGCTTCGCCTGGCTGTTCTCGATGCTGGTGCTGGGCATCGGCACCCTCGTTTCCTTATATGCCCGTTATTACATGTCGCCGGATGATCCGGTGCCGCGTTTCTTCGCGTTCTTCCTGGCCTTCATGGGCGCCATGCTCGGGCTGGTGATTTCCGGCAACCTGATCCAGATCGTGTTTTTCTGGGAGCTGACCAGCCTCTTCTCGTTCCTGTTGATCGGCTACTGGCACCATCGTCACGACGCCCGGCGCGGCGCCTACATGGCGCTGATGGTCACCGGTGCGGGAGGATTGTGCCTGCTGGCGGGGGTCATGATCCTCGGCCATGTGGTCGGCAGCTATGACCTGGACAAGGTCCTGGCCGCCGGCGATCTGATTCGTGCACATGCCCTCTACCCCATCCTGCTTCCCCTCATTCTCATCGGCGCCCTCAGCAAAAGCGCCCAGTTCCCCTTCCACTTCTGGCTGCCCCACGCGATGGCGGCGCCGACACCGGTTTCGGCCTATCTGCACTCGGCGACCATGGTCAAGGCCGGGGTCTTCCTGCTTGCACGGTTGTGGCCGTCGCTGTCCGGCAGCGAAGAATGGTTCTACATCGTCAGCGGCGCTGGTGCCGCCACTCTGTTGCTCGGCGCGTACTGCGCGATGTTCCAGAACGACCTCAAGGGTCTGCTGGCATACTCGACCATCAGCCACCTCGGCCTGATCACGTTGCTGCTGGGCCTGAACAGTCCGCTGGCAGCGGTCGCCGCGGTATTCCACATTCTCAACCACGCGACCTTCAAGGCTTCGCTGTTCATGGCCGCCGGGATCATCGACCACGAAAGTGGCACCCGCGATATCCGCAAACTCAACGGCCTGTTCAAACTGATTCCGTTCACCGCCACGCTGGCGATGGTGGCCAGTGCCTCCATGGCCGGCGTGCCGCTGCTCAACGGTTTCCTGTCGAAAGAGATGTTCTTCGCCGAAACCGTGTTCATCAACGCCACCGCGTGGGTTGAAGCGACACTGCCAATCGTCGCGACCATCGCCGGCACGTTCAGCGTTGCCTACTCGCTGCGTTTCACCGTCGACGTGTTCTTCGGCCCCACCGCCACCGACCTGCCCCACACCCCGCACGAACCGCCACGCTGGATGCGTGCACCGGTTGAACTGCTGGTGTTCACCTGCCTGCTGGTAGGGATTTTCCCGGCCCAGATCGTCGGCCCGTTGCTGGCGGCGGCTGCACTGCCGGTAGTCGGCGGCGTACTTCCGGAGTACAGCCTGGCGATCTGGCACGGTCTCAACGCACCGATGATCATGAGCCTGATCGCCATGTCCGGCGGCATCGTGGTCTATCTGCTGCTGCGCAACCAGCTCAAGCGCGGCCGCTTCAAGTTCCCGCCGCTGGTGGGCCGCTTCAACGGCAAGCGCCTGTTCGAGCGCAGCCTGGTGGCGATGATGCGTCTGGCTCGCCGACTGGAACGGCGGATCGGCACCAAACGCCTGCAAACCCAGCTGTTCCTGATGGTGCTGGCGGCGGTGCTCGCCGGGCTGATCCCGATGCTGCACAGCAGCCTGAGCTGGGGCGACCGGCCGAAAATTCCCGGCTCCATCGTGTTCGTGACCCTGTGGCTGCTGGCAATCGCCTGCGCCCTCGGCGCCGCGTGGCAGGCCAAGTATCACCGTCTCGCCGCCCTGACCATGGTCAGCGTCTGCGGGCTGATGACCTGCGTGACCTTCGTCTGGTTCTCGGCACCGGATCTGGCCCTGACGCAACTGGTGGTCGAAGTGGTGACCACGGTGCTGATCCTGCTCGGCCTGCGCTGGCTGCCACGGCGGATCGAAGAGGTTTCGCCGTTGCCAAGCAGCCTGCGCAAGGCGCGAGTACGGCGTTTGCGCGACTTGCTGCTGTCGATTGCCGTCGGCGGTGGCATGGCGCTGCTGTCCTACGCGATGCTGACCCGGCAGACGCCGAACGACATTTCCTCGTTCTATCTGAGCCGCGCCTTGCCTGAAGGTGGCGGCAGCAACGTGGTCAACGTGATGCTGGTGGACTTCCGTGGTTTCGACACCCTCGGGGAAATCACCGTACTGGTAGCCGTGGCGCTGACCGTGTTCGCCCTGCTGCGCCGCTTCCGCCCACCGAAAGAAAGCCTGCAACTGCCAGCCCAGCAACGCCTGCTGGCGCCGGACGTGGTCACCGATCTGGTCAACCCGCGTTCGGCCAGCGACACCGCGCTCGGCTTCATGATGGTGCCGGCGGTGCTGGTGCGCCTGCTGCTGCCCATTGCACTGGTGGTGTCGTTCTATCTGTTCATGCGTGGACACAACCAGCCGGGTGGCGGCTTCGTCGCCGGTCTGGTGATGTCGGTGGCGTTCATCCTGCAATACATGGTCGCCGGCACCCAATGGGTGGAGGCGCAAATGAGCCTGCGACCGTTGCGCTGGATGGGTACCGGACTGCTGTTCGCCACGGTCACCGGTCTCGGCGCAATGCTGGTGGGCTATCCGTTCCTCACCACGCATACCTGGCACTTCAGTCTGCCGGTGCTGGGCGATATCCATATCGCCAGTGCATTGTTCTTCGACATCGGCGTGTATGCAGTGGTGGTCGGTTCAACACTGTTGATCCTCACCGCCCTCGCCCACCAGTCGGTCCGGGGTCACAAAACCGCTGCCATCAAAGGAGCCGTCTGA
- a CDS encoding DMT family transporter, whose protein sequence is MTSANSPQTPLRFSRFSKAECVLVLITMLWGGTFLLVQHAMTVSGPMFFVGLRFAAAASIVALFSWKHLRELTLFELKAGAFIGVAILLGYGLQTVGLQSIPSSQSAFITALYVPFVPLLQWLVLGRRPGLMPSIGIMLAFTGLMLLSGPSGASLNFSPGEIATLISAIAIAAEIILISTYAGQVDVRRVTVVQLATTSALSFLMVVPTGEAIPDFSWLLLSTALGLGAMSAAIQVAMNWAQKSVSPTRATLIYAGEPVWAGIAGRIAGERLPAIALVGAGLIVAAVIVSELKTKGKATQAVTEEFERKTEG, encoded by the coding sequence CTCGTGCTGATCACCATGCTGTGGGGCGGCACCTTTCTGCTGGTGCAGCACGCGATGACCGTCAGCGGCCCGATGTTTTTCGTCGGCCTGCGCTTTGCCGCAGCGGCGAGCATCGTGGCGCTGTTTTCGTGGAAGCACCTGCGTGAGCTGACCCTGTTCGAACTCAAGGCCGGCGCCTTCATCGGCGTGGCAATCCTGCTCGGTTATGGTTTGCAGACCGTTGGCTTGCAGAGCATTCCGAGCAGCCAGTCGGCGTTCATCACTGCGCTGTACGTGCCGTTTGTGCCTTTGCTGCAATGGCTGGTGCTGGGCCGGCGTCCGGGCTTGATGCCGAGCATCGGCATCATGCTGGCGTTTACCGGGTTGATGCTGCTGTCGGGGCCGTCCGGCGCTTCCTTGAATTTCAGTCCCGGTGAAATCGCCACGCTGATCAGTGCCATCGCCATAGCGGCCGAGATCATCCTGATCAGCACCTATGCGGGCCAGGTCGATGTGCGCCGGGTGACGGTGGTGCAACTGGCGACGACTTCGGCATTGTCGTTTCTGATGGTGGTGCCGACCGGTGAGGCGATTCCCGATTTTTCCTGGCTGCTACTGAGCACAGCCCTGGGGTTGGGCGCGATGAGTGCGGCAATCCAGGTGGCCATGAACTGGGCGCAGAAAAGTGTTTCGCCAACCCGCGCAACCCTGATCTACGCCGGTGAACCTGTATGGGCCGGGATCGCCGGGCGGATTGCCGGCGAGCGTCTGCCAGCGATTGCGCTGGTGGGCGCAGGACTGATTGTGGCAGCGGTGATTGTCAGTGAGCTGAAGACCAAGGGCAAAGCGACACAAGCGGTCACAGAAGAGTTCGAGCGCAAGACAGAAGGCTAA